Proteins encoded in a region of the bacterium genome:
- a CDS encoding M48 family metallopeptidase: NAWCMPGGKVAFYTGILPVCRDDAGVAVVMGHEVAHAIAKHGSERMSHQMAMQMGGVALNEAVKNQPEETKAIYMSAFAVGAQYGAMLPYSRKHESEADHMGLIFMAMAGYDPRQAPKFWERMAAGGGGAPPEFMSTHPSDETRVRQLNEHMAEALKYYKP, from the coding sequence CAACGCCTGGTGCATGCCCGGCGGCAAGGTCGCCTTCTACACCGGCATCCTGCCCGTCTGCCGCGACGACGCCGGCGTGGCCGTGGTCATGGGGCACGAGGTGGCCCACGCCATCGCCAAGCACGGCAGCGAGCGCATGAGCCACCAGATGGCCATGCAGATGGGCGGCGTGGCGCTCAACGAGGCGGTCAAGAACCAGCCCGAGGAGACCAAGGCCATCTACATGTCGGCCTTCGCCGTGGGCGCCCAGTACGGCGCCATGCTGCCCTACAGCCGCAAGCACGAGTCCGAGGCCGACCACATGGGCCTGATCTTCATGGCCATGGCCGGCTACGACCCGCGCCAGGCGCCGAAGTTCTGGGAGCGGATGGCGGCGGGCGGCGGCGGCGCGCCGCCGGAGTTCATGAGCACCCACCCCTCGGACGAGACGCGGGTGCGCCAGCTCAACGAGCACATGGCCGAGGCCCTGAAGTACTACAAGCCCTGA